The Pseudomonas berkeleyensis genome includes a region encoding these proteins:
- a CDS encoding class I SAM-dependent methyltransferase: MQRDHREQLQQSWQANADAWAAAVREQRIESRRLVTDAAILQAVLALAPKRVLDVGCGEGWLCRGLAEHGIEPVGVDASAPLIEAARAACDGRSQYRVCGYAELEEHAEQLGRFEVLVCNFALLEEPLEPVMRSLHGLLAPGGSLLIQTLHPWRASHGEPYQDGWRVEDFAGFGEGFQAPMPWFFRTLQSWLSLMGETGWRLEWLQEPLHPESVQPVSLLLLLKPL, encoded by the coding sequence ATGCAGCGCGATCACCGAGAACAGCTTCAGCAGAGCTGGCAGGCCAACGCCGATGCCTGGGCTGCCGCGGTGCGCGAACAGCGCATCGAGAGCCGGCGCCTGGTCACCGACGCGGCGATTCTGCAGGCGGTGCTGGCACTGGCGCCCAAGCGCGTGCTGGACGTCGGTTGCGGCGAGGGGTGGCTGTGCCGAGGATTGGCCGAACATGGCATCGAGCCAGTCGGGGTGGATGCGTCCGCACCGCTGATCGAAGCAGCCCGCGCCGCCTGTGATGGCCGCAGCCAGTATCGTGTTTGTGGGTATGCCGAGCTGGAGGAGCATGCCGAGCAACTCGGTCGCTTCGAAGTGCTGGTGTGCAACTTCGCGTTGCTCGAAGAGCCGCTGGAGCCGGTGATGCGCAGCCTGCACGGGCTGTTGGCGCCGGGCGGCAGTCTGCTGATTCAGACCCTGCATCCGTGGCGCGCCAGCCATGGTGAGCCTTATCAGGATGGCTGGCGGGTGGAGGACTTCGCCGGTTTCGGTGAGGGTTTCCAGGCACCTATGCCCTGGTTCTTCCGCACCTTGCAGTCCTGGTTGTCCCTAATGGGCGAGACCGGTTGGCGTCTGGAGTGGTTGCAGGAGCCGCTGCACCCGGAAAGCGTGCAGCCTGTGTCATTGTTGCTGCTGCTCAAGCCGCTCTGA
- a CDS encoding VOC family protein: protein MQLLLNLDVPDLQAAVAFYRQALDLRVGRYLFEGSVVEMLGAPVPIYLLHKAAGSPPCPGAPSPRDYERHWMPLHLDFIVEDLDAALARALAAGARQEGEISEQQWGRLVTLSDPFGHGLCLLQWCGDGYGQVTTRSGGSDAYD from the coding sequence ATGCAATTGCTGCTCAATCTCGACGTGCCCGACCTGCAGGCGGCTGTCGCGTTCTATCGGCAGGCACTCGATCTGCGTGTGGGACGCTATCTGTTCGAGGGCAGCGTAGTCGAAATGCTCGGTGCCCCGGTGCCGATTTACCTTCTGCACAAGGCTGCCGGGTCGCCTCCTTGCCCGGGGGCACCATCGCCGCGTGATTACGAGCGTCATTGGATGCCTTTACACCTCGATTTCATCGTCGAGGATCTCGATGCTGCACTGGCCCGCGCGCTGGCAGCAGGTGCGCGTCAGGAAGGCGAAATCAGTGAGCAGCAATGGGGGCGCCTGGTAACGCTTAGCGACCCCTTCGGCCATGGTCTGTGCCTGTTGCAATGGTGTGGCGATGGTTACGGGCAGGTCACAACCCGTTCAGGAGGGAGTGATGCGTACGATTGA